A region of Alkalilimnicola sp. S0819 DNA encodes the following proteins:
- a CDS encoding Fe-S cluster assembly transcription factor codes for MKLSTKGRYAVTAMMDLALHQDNGPVALADISRSQGISLSYLEQLFAGLRRHGLVTGVRGPGGGYRLARETARITVADIILAVDESVDATRCKGRRDCQDGEACLTHDLWAELSGQIHDFLDGISLARLAERPAVLEVAARQDRNCQRGSRARAH; via the coding sequence ATGAAACTCTCCACCAAGGGCCGCTACGCGGTCACGGCGATGATGGATCTCGCCCTGCATCAGGACAACGGGCCGGTGGCGCTGGCGGACATCTCCCGCAGCCAGGGGATTTCCCTGTCCTACCTGGAGCAGCTTTTCGCCGGCTTGCGTCGTCATGGGCTGGTCACCGGCGTGCGCGGCCCCGGCGGCGGCTATCGTCTGGCTCGGGAGACGGCGCGGATTACCGTGGCGGATATCATTCTGGCCGTGGACGAGAGCGTGGACGCCACCCGCTGCAAGGGCCGACGCGATTGTCAGGACGGTGAAGCGTGCCTTACCCACGATCTGTGGGCGGAATTGAGCGGCCAGATCCACGATTTCCTCGACGGCATCAGCCTGGCGCGGCTGGCCGAGCGGCCGGCGGTGCTGGAAGTGGCGGCGCGCCAGGATCGAAACTGCCAGCGGGGGAGTCGGGCGAGGGCGCATTGA
- a CDS encoding glycerophosphodiester phosphodiesterase family protein encodes MSQPRLIAHRGDIGRYPENTLEGLRAAAEAGAQGVELDVQFSRDGEPVVIHDPDLRRIGGGREQVQALSLEQLRQRPAGEPERFGDRFREVRLAGLAETAAALAAWPELTVFVEVKTDTLPRYRLPACVQQVLAACAPLGKQLVLISYADEVLQEARSLRAGLRTGRALHNLDAAERERCELLRPDFVFCDIELLPAGTGAPCWGGDWEWVVYEINEPEEARRLHRQGFDWVETGDLRALAAARDTPTPPTP; translated from the coding sequence GTGAGCCAGCCCAGACTGATCGCCCACCGTGGTGACATCGGCCGTTACCCGGAGAACACCCTTGAGGGCCTGCGTGCCGCCGCCGAGGCCGGCGCCCAGGGCGTGGAGCTGGACGTACAGTTCAGCCGCGACGGCGAGCCCGTGGTGATCCACGACCCGGATCTGCGGCGCATCGGCGGCGGCCGAGAGCAGGTGCAGGCACTGAGCCTTGAGCAATTGCGGCAACGCCCCGCGGGCGAGCCGGAGCGTTTCGGGGATCGATTTCGCGAGGTGCGTCTGGCCGGCCTGGCCGAGACCGCCGCAGCCCTGGCGGCCTGGCCGGAGCTGACCGTGTTCGTGGAGGTGAAGACCGACACCCTCCCCCGCTACCGCCTGCCTGCCTGTGTGCAGCAGGTGCTGGCGGCCTGCGCGCCTCTCGGCAAACAACTGGTGCTGATCAGCTACGCCGACGAGGTGTTGCAGGAGGCCCGCTCGCTGCGCGCGGGGCTGCGCACCGGCCGTGCGCTGCACAACCTGGACGCCGCCGAACGGGAGCGCTGCGAGCTGCTGCGGCCCGACTTCGTCTTCTGTGACATCGAGCTATTGCCCGCGGGCACCGGCGCGCCTTGCTGGGGCGGCGACTGGGAGTGGGTGGTTTATGAGATCAATGAGCCGGAGGAAGCCCGACGGCTGCATCGGCAGGGATTCGATTGGGTGGAGACCGGGGACCTGCGCGCCTTGGCCGCCGCCCGTGACACGCCCACACCCCCGACCCCGTAG
- a CDS encoding DUF1249 domain-containing protein, whose protein sequence is MLLTPHTPLAELTPGSFASLMELYESNYIYMRRLVPELRQLGPREVSRGGSADLHLEVLEKNPYTTTCHLTHLFGRDGEGVHSLPNLKVRVYHDARSAEVLPERGLEAFARHRCEPRPVPGSLAWKWELNRFLNRWLRYCLGQGHGFSARSEPGVA, encoded by the coding sequence ATTCTGCTGACACCACATACGCCGCTGGCCGAGCTCACACCGGGCAGCTTCGCGAGCCTGATGGAGCTCTACGAGAGCAACTACATCTATATGCGTCGCCTGGTGCCGGAGCTGCGTCAGCTGGGCCCGCGGGAGGTCTCCCGGGGCGGCTCGGCGGATCTGCACCTGGAGGTGCTGGAGAAGAACCCCTATACCACCACCTGTCACCTGACCCACCTGTTCGGCCGGGACGGCGAGGGGGTGCATTCGCTTCCCAATCTGAAGGTGCGGGTGTATCACGATGCCCGCAGCGCGGAGGTCTTGCCGGAGCGCGGTCTGGAGGCCTTCGCCCGGCATCGGTGCGAGCCGCGCCCGGTGCCTGGGAGCCTTGCCTGGAAGTGGGAATTGAACCGCTTTCTCAACCGCTGGCTGCGATACTGCCTGGGGCAGGGGCACGGTTTCTCGGCCCGGTCCGAGCCGGGTGTGGCATGA
- a CDS encoding pyruvate, water dikinase regulatory protein: MSRKRTVFFVSDRTGITAETLGHSLLTQFEVDFEQITLPFVDNPERAHKALEQIRAANEESGERSFVFSTIVDDEVRRIVATADAVAFDFFDTFISPLERELGRPSSHTVGRSHGMADNSMYDVRIDAMNYALNHDDGVTTRHYTQADLILIGVSRSGKTPACIYFALKYGIYAANYPLTEEELDEGKLPESLRQFKDKLHGLTIQPTRLHTIRKERKPDSRYASLGQCQFEVSQAEKIFRRERIPFVETTTMSIEEICTTILHGGKIKRRLY; encoded by the coding sequence ATGTCGCGTAAACGCACCGTATTTTTCGTCTCCGACCGAACGGGCATCACCGCCGAGACCCTGGGTCACAGCCTGTTGACGCAGTTCGAGGTGGATTTCGAGCAGATTACCTTACCGTTCGTGGACAATCCCGAGCGGGCCCACAAGGCCCTTGAGCAGATCCGCGCGGCCAACGAGGAAAGCGGCGAGCGCTCCTTCGTCTTCAGCACCATCGTCGATGACGAGGTCCGGCGGATCGTGGCCACCGCCGATGCGGTGGCCTTCGATTTCTTCGACACCTTCATCTCGCCACTGGAGCGGGAGTTGGGTCGACCCTCCAGCCACACCGTGGGGCGCTCCCACGGGATGGCGGATAATAGCATGTACGACGTGCGCATCGATGCCATGAACTACGCGCTCAACCACGATGACGGCGTTACCACACGTCACTACACCCAGGCGGACCTGATCCTCATCGGCGTGTCACGCAGTGGCAAGACGCCCGCCTGCATTTATTTCGCCCTCAAGTACGGCATCTACGCCGCCAACTACCCCCTCACCGAGGAGGAGTTGGACGAGGGCAAGCTGCCGGAGTCCCTGCGCCAGTTCAAGGACAAGCTCCATGGCCTGACCATCCAGCCCACCCGGCTGCACACCATTCGCAAGGAGCGCAAGCCGGACAGCCGCTACGCCTCCCTGGGCCAATGCCAGTTCGAGGTGTCCCAGGCGGAGAAGATCTTCCGTCGCGAGCGCATCCCCTTTGTGGAGACCACCACGATGTCCATTGAGGAGATCTGCACCACGATCCTGCACGGCGGCAAAATCAAGCGGCGACTTTATTAA